One window of Scheffersomyces stipitis CBS 6054 chromosome 1, whole genome shotgun sequence genomic DNA carries:
- the ITR2 gene encoding myo-inositol transporter produces the protein MSNPKLKNNSSSQLLNSEVNLSTSSSRPSRLVIILTLASSISGFMFGYDTGYISSALVQIGTDLSDKILTNGEKEFITSATSLGALIGAVISGILVNLIGRKTVLLGSNVVFVIGTIIQLASKTVWTMIAGRFVLGLGVGIASLIAPLMLSELAPAKYRGRLIVTNVMFITGGQLVAYFINWGLTRVSHGWRISVGLCMVPPVVQFVLFWFLPDTPRYYVIKGDIETAKEVVRRTHNHPSEEFVNATIEEMIASNSTVSGSSQLRRVWNSIKLIHTNPANFRALILATGLQGIQQFTGFNSLMYFSATIFETIGFKNATAVSIIVAATNFVFTAIALCIVDKVGRRRILLWAIPCMAGSLVICAIAFHFLGVVFTSGSNVEVRSSGISGWGIVVIIGMVLYVASYAIGIGNSAWIGVELFSDVNVRSVGAMYAAATNWAGSLVIASTFLTMLENITPTGTFSFFAGLCAVSFLFVYLLLPEVAGLELEETTAFLADGFNVKQASKLSKERKKHSKFINQHSA, from the exons ATGTCAAATCCTAAATTAAAAAACAACTCCAGTTcccagttgttgaactcaGAGGTTAACCTCTCCACCTCTTCA TCTAGACCTTCCAGActcgtcatcatcttgacGCTTGCCTCTTCTATATCTGGTTTCATGTTTGGTTACGATACCGGTTATATCTCTTCGGCGTTAGTGCAAATAGGTACTGATTTGAGTGACAAAATTCTTACCAACGGTGAAAAAGAGTTCATCACTTCAGCAACATCGTTGGGTGCTTTGATTGGTGCTGTTATATCGGGTATCTTGGTCAACTTGATTGGTCGTAAGACGGTATTGTTAGGTTCTAATGTTGTATTTGTAATAGGTACTATCATCCAGTTGGCTTCGAAAACGGTATGGACTATGATCGCAGGAAGATTCGTGTTGGGTCTTGGCGTTGGTATTGCCTCTTTGATCGCTCCCTTAATGTTGAGTGAATTGGCTCCGGCCAAGTACAGAGGTAGATTAATTGTCACTAACGTCATGTTCATCACAGGTGGTCAACTTGTAGCATACTTCATCAACTGGGGCCTCACACGGGTCAGCCATGGCTGGAGAATTTCTGTTGGCTTGTGCATGGTGCCTCCTGTAGTTCAGTTCGTATTGTTTTGGTTCTTGCCTGATACTCCTAGATACTATGTTATCAAAGGTGACATAGAAACAGCTAAAGAAGTCGTCAGAAGAACCCATAATCATCCCTCAGAAGAATTTGTCAACGCTactattgaagaaatgatcGCTTCAAACTCAACCGTGTCTGGTTCTAGCCAGTTGAGACGTGTATGGAACTCCATCAAATTGATCCATACCAACCCTGCTAATTTCAGAGCCTTGATCTTAGCCACTGGCTTGCAGGGTATTCAGCAGTTCACTGGTTTCAACTCATTGATGTACTTCTCTGCTACCATTTTCGAAACCATCGGCTTCAAGAATGCAACTGCTGTGTCTATCATCGTTGCTGCCACCAACTTCGTTTTCACCGCTATTGCCTTGTGTATTGTCGATAAGGTaggtagaagaagaatcttgcTTTGGGCGATTCCCTGTATGGCTGGCTCCTTGGTAATCTGTGCTATTGCTTTCCACTTCTTGGGTGTAGTTTTCACTTCGGGCTCCAACGTCGAAGTCCGTAGTTCAGGAATTTCCGGTTGGGGTATTGTAGTCATTATTGGCATGGTCTTGTATGTCGCTTCCTACGCCATTGGTATTGGAAACAGTGCCTGGATCGGTGTGGAATTGTTCTCTGATGTGAACGTCAGATCTGTCGGAGCCATGTATGCTGCTGCTACTAACTGGGCTGGGTCATTGGTCATTGCCTCTACTTTCTTGACTATGTTGGAAAACATTACCCCAACTGGTACCTTCTCATTCTTTGCTGGCTTGTGTGCTGTTTCGTTCTTGTTTGTCTATTTATTGTTGCCCGAAGTTGCCGgattggaattggaagagacAACTGCCTTCTTAGCCGACGGATTCAATGTCAAACAAGcttccaagttgtccaaagaaagaaagaagcacTCAAAATTCATCAACCAGCATTCTGCTTAA
- a CDS encoding ParB-like nuclease, with protein MSMQSSLLKEEYVPLHEIRRPIPPVLDFQKIDAMVSTLNGVPMASATCGVADITPGELPPIDVFKVREAGKNYYFAFGGCHRFQAYDRINQQGDKVVMVKCKILPATRKTLRVYLGSSVDQMFEDQSYDKTEVTSLKKLSINE; from the coding sequence ATGTCTATGCAATCGTCTTtattgaaggaagaatACGTTCCTCTTCATGAAATCCGCAGACCAATCCCTCCGGTATTGGATTTCCAGAAAATCGATGCCATGGTATCAACCCTCAATGGGGTGCCAATGGCTTCTGCAACCTGCGGAGTTGCCGATATAACTCCCGGTGAATTGCCTCCTATAGATGTGTTTAAGGTCCGCGAAGCTGGAAAAAATTACTACTTTGCCTTTGGTGGATGTCACAGATTCCAAGCTTACGATAGAATAAACCAACAGGGCGATAAAGTAGTCATGGTCAAGTGCAAAATCTTGCCTGCTACCAGAAAAACTTTGCGCGTATACTTGGGTTCTTCAGTAGACCAGATGTTTGAGGATCAGAGCTACGACAAGACAGAAGTAACATCGCTCAAAAAATTATCAATTAATGAATAG
- the FRE1.1 gene encoding Ferric reductase, NADH/NADPH oxidase transmembrane component (6 domains) (Ferric reductase, NADH/NADPH oxidase transmembrane component (6 domains) (FRE4) (FRE5) (FRE6) (FRE7) (FRE9)), with translation MNLIAVFNILVYLTVISAHGASSYTKYGHLIDIYTCRYSLMQTASFCKPPLVGDACLCTNPNGFASMVGCLHQLGKNSTSNIELIGKLCLPYNITRTPEMFEEAYKNFTRNAKSPSQIDGYNRTVPVNVPVILNEQLAKITLKSYTHYLHNFDYSLYYGGGMVAYWALVFILGAVCNWSKLLFPGIFRKMTGPFSAFIRKYITMPATFRKSKAQEKTFLRYFQILIPSRLETLVISGFVVVTIVCNAIDIYYMENDPLFPTKTRAISKYLGDRTGITGTILIPLFMLFAGRNNFLQWVTRWNYATFLTYHKWVARIDFILIVIHSITYTLALDLRYPSEIKLPYLYWGVVGTVAGGISFVQAVLYLRRNWYEMFLLVHIILAVLWIVGGWIHVEELGYINFYYASVAVWVFDRVARIGRLLVFGFPKAQVTLLAGETLKVVIPKPSYWQSIPGGHAFIHFLRPSCFWQSHPFTFTDSVENKDSIVLYAKVKGGITHSLYQYLAAHPGKTTQVRVGVEGPYGESTAAYKYDSAVYVAGGNGIPGIFSEAVDSAIRSKDSRHRVKLFWIIRDYKTLLWFHDELLELKKTKIQTTVIVTKPESQRPAELKRLFSHSPQEKLDLVDDKKDTIDSENEKVSGSNSENVSNDEIVSTIQGSLGHITFKTGRPNMEELVQDEIKESSGSTAFVACGHPLMVDDIRYAVVQNLDNSEKKRVEFFEQLQIWT, from the exons ATGAATTTAATTGCTGTATTCAACATTCTTGTCTATTTGACTGTTATCTCTGCTCATGGTGCCTCTAGTTATACAAAATATGGTCATTTGATAGATATTTACACTTGTAGATATCTGCTTATGCAGACTGCTTCATTTTGTAAGCCTCCGTTAGTAGGAGATGCTTGTTTGTGCACTAACCCAAACGGATTTGCTTCGATGGTTGGATGTTTGCACCAACTTGGTAAAAACAGCACTTCCAATATTGAGTTAATTGGAAAATTATGCTTACCATACAATATTACAAGAACTCCAGAAatgtttgaagaagcatATAAAAACTTCACTAGGAATGCAAAGTCTCCGTCTCAAATAGATGGCTACAATAGAACGGTACCAGTGAACGTACCCGTTATATTGAATGAGCAATTGGCTAAAATTACTTTGAAGTCATACACTCACTACCTTCACAACTTCGACTACTCCTTGTACTATGGAGGTGGTATGGTTGCATACTGGGCATTGGTTTTCATCTTGGGAGCAGTTTGTAACTGGTCCAAGCTTTTATTTCCTGGGATTTTCAGAAAGATGACAGGGCCATTTTCCGCCTTCATTAGAAAGTACATTACCATGCCAGCTACTTTCAGAAAGAGTAAGGCACAGGAGAAGACATTTCTTCgttattttcaaattttgattCCATCAAGATTGGAAACGTTGGTAATTAGTGGGTTTGTAGTAGTTACCATTGTCTGCAACGCTATTGATATCTACTACATGGAGAACGATCCTTTATTTCCTACAAAGACAAGAGCAATTCTGAAATATCTTGGTGACAGAACCGGCATTACTGGGACTATTTTGATTCCTCTCTTTATGTTATTTGCTGGTCGGAATAACTTTTTGCAATGGGTCACCAGATGGAATTATGCAACCTTCCTTACCTACCACAAATGGGTTGCAAgaattgatttcattttgatTGTTATTCATTCAATTACATACACACTTGCTCTTGATTTAAGGTATCCTTCTGAAATCAAATTGCCATATCTCTACTGGGGTGTTGTTGGAACTGTTGCAGGAGGAATATCCTTTGTACAAGCTGTGCTTTACTtaagaagaaattggtaTGAaatgttcttgttggtcCATATTATTTTGGCTGTTCTCTGGATAGTAGGTGGCTGGATTCATGTAGAAGAGTTAGGCTATATCAACTTCTACTATGCATCTGTTGCCGTTTGGGTATTTGATAGAGTTGCAAGAATAGGAAGACTCTTGGTCTTCGGATTTCCAAAAGCACAGGTCACTCTATTGGCCGGTGAAACCTTGAAGGTGGTTATTCCAAAACCTTCATATTGGCAATCTATTCCAGGTGGACATGCTTTCATACACTTTCTCAGGCCAAGTTGTTTCTGGCAATCTCATCCATTTACCTTCACGGACTCTGTTGAGAACAAAGACTCTATTGTACTTTATGCCAAGGTTAAGGGAGGTATAACTCACAGTCTTTATCAATACTTGGCTGCCCACCCTGGAAAGACCACTCAAGTTAGAGTAGGTGTTGAGGGTCCATATGGTGAATCAACTGCTGCGTACAAGTACGATTCGGCTGTTTATGTTGCAGGGGGTAATGGAATTCCTGGTATCTTCTCGGAAGCTGTCGATTCTGCTATAAGATCCAAGGACTCAAGGCACAGAGTCAAGTTGTTCTGGATCATCAGAGACTACAAGACTCTACTTTGGTTTCATGACGAATTActtgaattgaagaaaactAAGATTCAAACTACCGTAATTGTCACCAAGCCTGAATCCCAGAGACCGGCAGAGCTAAAGAGATTATTCTCACACTCACCTCAAGAGAAGCTTGACTTGGTTGACGACAAGAAGGATACCATAGActctgaaaatgaaaaggTATCTGGAAGCAATTCTGAAA atgtCTCGAACGACGAAATTGTATCTACCATCCAAGGAAGCTTGGGCCACATCACCTTCAAGACTGGAAGACCTAATATGGAAgaacttgtccaagatgaaatcaaggaaTCCAGTGGTTCAACAGCCTTTGTCGCCTGTGGCCACCCATTAATGGTCGACGATATTCGTTACGCTGTTGTCCAAAACTTGGACAACAGTGAAAAGAAGCGGGTTGAGTTCTTTgagcaattgcaaatatgGACATGA
- the CYT1 gene encoding cytochrome c1 → MFSSSLRTLNRSAVQKIIAGSVGVTGLTASYLLYQDSMTAQAMTAAEHGLHAPAYGWSHNGMLDAFDHASIRRGYQVYREVCAACHSLDRIAWRNLVAVSHTSSEAKAFAEELEYDDEPDDEGNPRKRPGKLADYLPAPYANEQAARAANQGALPPDLSLIVKARHGGCDYIFSLLTGYPEEPPAGVVLPPGANYNPYFPGGSIAMGRVLFDGLVEYEDGTPATTSQMAKDVVTFLNWASEPEHDDRKRWGLKAIVIVSSLYLLSIWVKRFKWQPIKNRKIRFDPPKK, encoded by the coding sequence ATGTTCTCGTCTTCCTTGAGAACCCTTAACCGCTCTGCCGTGCAGAAAATCATTGCCGGCTCTGTCGGTGTCACCGGTTTGACTGCCTCGTATTTGTTGTACCAAGACTCCATGACAGCTCAAGCCATGACTGCGGCTGAACACGGCTTGCACGCTCCAGCTTACGGCTGGTCCCACAACGGTATGTTGGATGCCTTTGACCACGCCTCCATCAGAAGAGGCTACCAGGTCTACAGAGAGGTCTGTGCTGCCTGTCACTCGCTTGACAGAATCGCCTGGAGAAACTTGGTCGCTGTATCTCACACTTCTTCCGAAGCTAAGGCatttgctgaagaattggaataCGACGACGAACCAGATGACGAAGGTAACCCAAGAAAGAGACCAGGTAAGTTGGCCGACTACCTCCCTGCACCTTACGCCAACGAACAAGCTGCCAGAGCCGCCAACCAAGGTGCTTTGCCTCCAgacttgtcgttgattGTCAAGGCCAGACACGGAGGATGTGACTACATCTTTTCGCTTTTGACCGGTTACCCAGAAGAGCCTCCAGCCGGTGTAGTCTTGCCTCCTGGTGCTAACTACAACCCTTACTTCCCTGGTGGATCCATTGCTATGGGTAGAGTGTTATTCGATGGTTTGGTTGAATACGAAGACGGAACTCCAGCCACCACCTCACAAATGGCCAAGGATGTCGTCactttcttgaactggGCTTCGGAACCAGAACACGACGACAGAAAGAGATGGGGTTTGAAGGCTATTGTCATCGTTTCATCCTTGTACTTACTTTCTATCTGGGTTAAGAGATTCAAATGGCAAccaatcaagaacagaaagatCAGATTTGACCCTCCAAAGAAGTAA
- the CRK1 gene encoding Cdc2-related protein kinase (SGV1) (Cdc2-related protein kinase Cell cycle control, cell division, chromosome partitioning), which yields LQPISKRGFADMAKLSDFTVIEKLGQGTFGVVQKAKSKRTGQTVAIKQLINHSAKEGFPITAMREITILRQLNHINILTIVEMIHEEPKVKNPADLVTSRGCFYTVSPYMSSDLVGLLENPNVSLELSHIKCLMRQLLKGIQYIHESKFLHRDVKAANILINSRGVLKIADFGLARVYHGKVPKLGTGPGGGERAYTGLVVTRWYRPPELLLGERKYTTAVDLWGIGCVFAELFTHKPILVGKSDAHQAQLVFGLVGSPINWTHASSLPNKTDLNIGLSCVRSLEQRFHSLMPPDGVTLLSGLLALDPYKRYNALDALNHEFFKNDPLPLRPEDLP from the coding sequence CTCCAACCGATTAGCAAGAGAGGATTCGCTGATATGGCTAAATTAAGCGATTTTACAGTAATCGAAAAATTGGGCCAGGGTACTTTCGGTGTGGTTCAAAAGGCAAAGAGTAAAAGAACAGGACAAACAGTAGCAATAAAACAGTTGATCAACCATTCGGCCAAAGAGGGGTTCCCTATAACAGCCATGAGAGAAATCACTATATTAAGACAGTTGAACCACATTAACATATTGACTATTGTAGAAATGATCCATGAAGAACCCAAGGTAAAAAACCCTGCAGATTTGGTGACACTGCGAGGTTGTTTCTATACGGTTTCACCTTATATGTCTAGTGATTTGGTCGGACTCTTGGAGAATCCCAATGTGAGTCTAGAGCTTCTGCACATCAAGTGTTTGATGAGACAGTTGTTGAAAGGAATTCAGTACATACATGAGCTGAAGTTTTTACACAGAGATGTCAAAGCTGCAAATATCTTGATAAATTCAAGAGGGGTATTGAAAATAGCTGATTTTGGGCTTGCTAGAGTTTACCATGGGAAAGTACCTAAACTTGGTACAGGTCCTGGAGGTGGTGAGAGAGCATATACTGGTTTAGTAGTCACGAGATGGTATCGTCCTCCTGAGCTATTGTTAGGCGAAAGGAAGTATACTACAGCTGTAGATTTATGGGGTATTGGATGTGTATTTGCAGAGCTATTCACACACAAACCCATATTAGTGGGAAAGTCAGATGCTCACCAGGCTCAGCTAGTGTTTGGCTTGGTAGGCTCACCAATAAACTGGACACATGCCTCTTCATTGCCCAACAAAACGGACTTGAATATCGGGCTAAGTTGTGTGAGAAGTTTAGAGCAACGTTTCCACAGCTTGATGCCTCCTGATGGCGTCACTCTTTTGAGTGGGTTGCTAGCTTTAGACCCGTATAAGAGATACAATGCACTCGATGCATTGAACCATGAATTCTTTAAGAATGACCCATTGCCCTTGAGACCTGAAGATCTTCCT